The Siniperca chuatsi isolate FFG_IHB_CAS linkage group LG7, ASM2008510v1, whole genome shotgun sequence genome includes a window with the following:
- the ift20 gene encoding intraflagellar transport protein 20 homolog isoform X2, which translates to MAKDPLAEAGFYFDELNKLRVLEPDVSQKTSELKEECKEFVDKIGQFQKIVGGLIELVDELAKEAETEKMKAIGARNLLKSVAKQREAQQQQLQALIAEKKMQLERYRIEYEALSKVESEQNEFIDQFILQK; encoded by the exons ATGGCTAAAGACCCATTAGCTGAggcaggcttttattttgatgaacTCAACAAGCTAAGGGTACTGGAGCCTGATGTCAGCCAGAAGACATCAGAGCTCAAAGAAGAGTGTAAAGAATTTGTGGACA AAATTGGCCAATTTCAGAAGATAGTGGGAGGTCTAATTGAGCTGGTGGATGAATTGGCAAaagaagcagagacagaaaagatgaAG GCAATTGGAGCCAGAAACCTGCTGAAGTCAGTGGCAAAGCAAAGAGAggctcaacagcagcagcttcaggctCTCATAGCTGAGAAGAAGATGCAACTCGAGAG ATATCGTATTGAGTATGAAGCTTTGTCCAAAGTGGAGTCAGAGCAGAACGAGTTCATTGACCAGTTTATTCTGCAGAAGTGA
- the ift20 gene encoding intraflagellar transport protein 20 homolog isoform X1, translating to MQQHLVSLAAGGGGGALAGPVAMAKDPLAEAGFYFDELNKLRVLEPDVSQKTSELKEECKEFVDKIGQFQKIVGGLIELVDELAKEAETEKMKAIGARNLLKSVAKQREAQQQQLQALIAEKKMQLERYRIEYEALSKVESEQNEFIDQFILQK from the exons atgcagcagcaTTTGGTTTCCCTGGCagcgggaggaggaggaggagctttAGCAG GCCCTGTGGCCATGGCTAAAGACCCATTAGCTGAggcaggcttttattttgatgaacTCAACAAGCTAAGGGTACTGGAGCCTGATGTCAGCCAGAAGACATCAGAGCTCAAAGAAGAGTGTAAAGAATTTGTGGACA AAATTGGCCAATTTCAGAAGATAGTGGGAGGTCTAATTGAGCTGGTGGATGAATTGGCAAaagaagcagagacagaaaagatgaAG GCAATTGGAGCCAGAAACCTGCTGAAGTCAGTGGCAAAGCAAAGAGAggctcaacagcagcagcttcaggctCTCATAGCTGAGAAGAAGATGCAACTCGAGAG ATATCGTATTGAGTATGAAGCTTTGTCCAAAGTGGAGTCAGAGCAGAACGAGTTCATTGACCAGTTTATTCTGCAGAAGTGA